In one window of Methanoculleus chikugoensis DNA:
- a CDS encoding M48 family metalloprotease has product MDGADRNSRLYRIFRELQEKGLIDRRTRLVRCPLTVSIRGCPALNCIRYRHSFYKRNLSGASDNTLRFVLLHEEGHVRKGSSLLSALPALPVLLCLAFLGHPSLHAEGLPVAKPVFVALLLLTAFFAYRTYYRRMDDEEFIADRYAADAMRCCYRVRDPGALLQSLLSGLMAGTASPRRAGVIPGVLRSGPDYRPSISERVQRLRAAIDPGDRKPAMSSTDSESLR; this is encoded by the coding sequence AGGGATTGATTGACCGCAGGACGAGACTGGTGAGATGCCCCCTCACCGTCTCCATACGGGGATGTCCGGCACTCAACTGCATCCGCTACCGGCATTCATTCTACAAAAGAAACCTCTCGGGGGCAAGCGACAACACGCTCCGGTTCGTGCTGCTCCACGAGGAGGGGCACGTAAGGAAGGGCTCTTCTCTTCTCTCCGCCCTACCGGCCCTCCCGGTTCTCCTCTGCCTCGCCTTCCTCGGGCACCCGTCCCTGCATGCGGAAGGCCTCCCTGTTGCAAAGCCGGTCTTCGTCGCCCTCCTCCTCCTGACCGCCTTCTTCGCCTACCGGACATATTACCGCCGTATGGACGATGAGGAGTTCATAGCCGACCGGTACGCCGCCGATGCGATGAGGTGCTGCTACCGGGTCAGGGATCCCGGAGCCCTCCTCCAGAGCCTTCTTTCCGGCCTGATGGCAGGGACAGCGTCTCCCCGCCGTGCAGGCGTGATTCCCGGAGTCCTTCGTTCCGGGCCCGACTACCGGCCGTCGATCTCCGAGCGGGTGCAGAGGCTCCGGGCTGCAATTGATCCCGGAGACAGGAAACCCGCTATGTCTTCCACAGACAGCGAATCCCTTCGGTGA
- a CDS encoding ParA family protein, with the protein MLDITIIAFAHHKGGTGKTTSCLNVAGYLQKDGKKVLVVDCDPQANATTGLGINPETLKLSMYDVFMSIFEGFPDVAITDVIVPTASGIDLAPSILDLVGVEPYLYGIEDRAGVLREALAQVKDAYDFILIDTPPSMGQFVINGLVAADHTVVTLDSGTFALKGMEALSTIFGDIREMLGEDVAADFAILTRWKGSGDPAAGTGGLALFLKRIFSPASAAEEEKERERLKAFESEVKKAFKQVFTVPYSPAIYETQQKGLPISHYAPESDAGREYRAIATALAERDKNVTRMCNQ; encoded by the coding sequence GTGCTGGATATTACGATTATAGCGTTTGCCCACCACAAAGGTGGCACCGGGAAGACGACATCATGCCTCAACGTTGCAGGATACCTCCAGAAAGATGGGAAGAAGGTTCTGGTGGTGGACTGCGACCCGCAGGCCAATGCCACCACGGGTCTCGGAATCAACCCCGAAACCCTCAAACTGAGCATGTATGACGTCTTCATGAGCATCTTTGAAGGCTTTCCCGACGTCGCTATCACCGACGTGATTGTCCCCACGGCGTCGGGGATCGATCTCGCTCCGTCAATCCTCGATCTCGTGGGGGTCGAACCCTACCTCTATGGCATCGAGGACCGGGCCGGGGTGCTCAGGGAAGCGCTTGCGCAGGTAAAGGACGCCTACGATTTCATATTGATCGACACGCCCCCGAGCATGGGCCAGTTCGTCATCAACGGCCTCGTCGCAGCAGACCACACCGTCGTCACCCTCGATTCCGGCACGTTCGCCCTGAAAGGCATGGAAGCGCTGTCTACGATCTTTGGCGACATCAGGGAGATGCTCGGGGAAGACGTCGCCGCAGATTTCGCCATCCTGACCCGCTGGAAAGGGTCGGGCGACCCGGCGGCCGGAACAGGCGGGCTTGCGCTCTTCCTGAAGCGGATCTTCTCACCCGCCTCCGCCGCAGAAGAGGAGAAGGAGAGGGAGCGACTGAAGGCGTTCGAGTCCGAGGTAAAAAAAGCGTTCAAGCAGGTATTCACCGTCCCATACTCACCTGCAATCTACGAGACGCAGCAAAAGGGGCTTCCTATCTCCCATTACGCGCCCGAGAGCGATGCCGGCAGGGAATACCGGGCAATAGCGACTGCGCTCGCCGAGCGGGACAAAAACGTGACGAGGATGTGTAATCAATGA
- a CDS encoding methyl-accepting chemotaxis protein: MIDKPGRKALFTGPVVPGMTGQAQGQGAAVLPEAIETALHAALEGDDSVQIDLAGVPENYRPLATSINALLEKKQEEKQRFKRRLDEAKMLLKGSDTIIQQNPMPILVVDPNFKVTMANTAYAEMSGIPMDQVLGRSLRDFKITSQKGSGLRQAILEKKRVYGEIVAELPSGTRTLEQYGIPLLDNENAVESILIVYNDLTKQREEEEEIRAQIENIAELQHRSDTIILKNPMPMLVVDTAMKIVTANEAYLELTGIDQSRITSMTLRDFKVLDQKGDGIKKVLTEKVRVSGEVTVEFPAGTYSLEQYGIPLLNEKNELTGILNVYNDVTEKRKEEAEIKKMQHRIDTMIKQNPLAIATLRPDKSRIDINDEYARMWRGTREETLAKKLYDYDITVIGGDHFYACYETKKRARTDVMVKWPDGVRKYLTLNAIPILDANGEIEMAFYVWNDWTDLQVQKEEAEKLKHSVDTMIKQNPLAIATLRADKSRIDINDEYARMWRGTREETLAKKLYDYDITVLDGEHFYACYETKKPARTDVMVKWPDGVRKYLTLNAIPILDANGEIEMAFYVWNDWTDLKEKEEEVKDTEHRVDAMIKQNPLAIATLRPDKSRIDINDEYARMWRGTREETLAKKLYDYDITILDGDHFYTCYETKKLARTDVMVKWPDGVKKYLTLNAIPILDRNGEIEMAFYVWNDWTEQREREDQIRDLMETAKQESERLGASARELGNALAAMAKGDLTTFVEAETEDPLREVKNDYNTSLTAIRGLLADVAKAAHQVDMTTKEVSKSTDEIIRATEQVAVSTQQSSEDARRQLEKIEEIGMDINDLSASIEEIASTTQSVMEQASKASKEGNDAATLGEVATKKMQLVEEISTQTVGEISTLNSQMREINNIVKLIADIANQTNLLALNAAIEAARAGEHGRGFAVVAGEIRNLAGESKRASQDIEDLIRTIQASTEKTTDSMQASHQEIQAGIESVNKVIIGLNRIVDSVEVVTSGISEITKATEDQANSTNNVMQKMDESTHMTKESLNRAEDMAALAEEVSASTEEVGSASHELAGMAGQLEKIMKQFKLN, encoded by the coding sequence ATGATCGATAAACCTGGAAGGAAAGCACTATTTACCGGGCCGGTTGTGCCGGGTATGACAGGACAGGCGCAGGGACAGGGGGCGGCGGTGCTGCCCGAGGCGATCGAGACCGCACTCCACGCGGCGCTTGAAGGCGACGACTCCGTTCAGATCGACCTTGCAGGCGTTCCGGAGAATTACCGGCCGCTGGCCACCTCGATCAACGCGCTGCTCGAGAAGAAGCAGGAGGAGAAGCAGCGCTTCAAACGCCGGCTGGACGAGGCCAAGATGCTTCTGAAGGGGTCCGATACGATCATTCAGCAGAATCCGATGCCCATCCTGGTCGTCGATCCGAACTTCAAGGTGACCATGGCAAACACGGCCTACGCCGAGATGAGCGGGATCCCGATGGATCAGGTGCTCGGCAGGAGCCTGAGGGACTTCAAGATAACGTCGCAGAAGGGTTCCGGCCTCCGGCAGGCAATCCTGGAGAAAAAGCGCGTGTATGGCGAAATCGTCGCCGAACTGCCTTCGGGCACCCGCACGCTCGAGCAGTACGGCATCCCGTTGCTCGACAATGAGAATGCGGTCGAGAGCATCCTCATCGTCTACAACGACCTCACCAAGCAGCGGGAGGAAGAGGAAGAGATCCGGGCCCAGATAGAGAATATCGCCGAACTGCAACATCGATCCGATACGATCATCCTGAAGAACCCGATGCCGATGCTGGTCGTCGATACCGCGATGAAGATCGTCACGGCCAACGAGGCATACCTCGAGCTGACCGGCATCGATCAGTCGCGCATCACCTCAATGACCCTGCGGGACTTCAAGGTCCTTGATCAGAAAGGAGACGGGATCAAGAAGGTGCTCACCGAGAAGGTACGTGTTTCCGGCGAAGTGACGGTCGAGTTCCCCGCCGGCACCTACAGCCTGGAACAGTATGGAATCCCGCTCTTGAACGAGAAGAACGAGCTGACAGGGATCCTGAACGTCTATAACGACGTTACTGAGAAGCGAAAAGAGGAGGCAGAGATCAAGAAGATGCAGCATCGCATCGACACGATGATCAAGCAGAACCCGCTTGCCATCGCGACGCTCCGCCCCGACAAGAGCCGGATCGATATCAACGACGAGTATGCCAGGATGTGGCGGGGAACCCGGGAAGAGACCCTCGCAAAGAAACTCTACGACTACGACATCACCGTCATCGGCGGCGACCACTTCTACGCCTGTTATGAAACGAAAAAGCGGGCACGAACGGACGTCATGGTCAAGTGGCCCGACGGGGTCAGGAAGTACCTCACCTTAAACGCCATCCCCATCCTTGATGCGAACGGCGAGATCGAGATGGCCTTCTACGTCTGGAACGACTGGACCGACCTGCAGGTGCAGAAGGAGGAGGCCGAGAAACTCAAGCACAGTGTCGACACGATGATCAAGCAGAATCCGCTTGCCATCGCGACCCTCCGCGCCGACAAGAGCCGGATCGACATCAACGACGAGTATGCCAGGATGTGGCGCGGCACCCGGGAAGAGACGCTTGCAAAGAAACTCTACGACTACGACATCACCGTTCTCGACGGCGAGCACTTCTATGCCTGTTACGAGACGAAGAAGCCGGCACGAACGGACGTCATGGTCAAGTGGCCCGACGGGGTCAGGAAGTACCTCACCTTAAACGCCATCCCCATCCTTGATGCGAACGGCGAGATCGAGATGGCCTTCTACGTCTGGAACGACTGGACCGACCTGAAGGAGAAAGAGGAGGAGGTCAAAGATACCGAGCACCGGGTGGATGCGATGATCAAGCAGAACCCGCTTGCCATCGCGACGCTCCGCCCCGACAAGAGCCGGATCGACATCAACGACGAGTATGCCAGGATGTGGCGGGGAACCCGGGAAGAGACCCTCGCAAAGAAACTCTACGACTACGACATCACCATCCTTGACGGCGACCACTTCTACACCTGCTACGAGACGAAGAAACTCGCCCGGACGGACGTCATGGTCAAGTGGCCCGACGGCGTGAAGAAGTATCTCACCCTGAACGCCATCCCCATCCTCGACCGAAACGGCGAGATCGAGATGGCCTTCTACGTCTGGAACGACTGGACCGAGCAGCGGGAGAGAGAGGACCAGATCCGCGACCTGATGGAGACCGCAAAGCAGGAGAGCGAGAGACTTGGAGCGAGCGCCAGGGAACTCGGGAACGCACTCGCCGCCATGGCAAAGGGCGACCTGACGACGTTCGTCGAAGCAGAAACCGAAGATCCTCTCCGGGAAGTCAAGAATGACTACAACACCTCGTTGACCGCTATCCGCGGGCTCCTCGCCGACGTGGCGAAAGCCGCCCATCAGGTGGACATGACGACGAAGGAGGTCAGCAAGAGCACCGACGAGATCATCCGGGCGACAGAGCAGGTTGCCGTCTCGACACAGCAGTCGTCGGAGGATGCACGCCGCCAGCTCGAGAAGATCGAGGAGATCGGGATGGATATCAACGATCTCTCGGCATCCATCGAGGAGATTGCAAGCACGACGCAGTCGGTCATGGAGCAGGCATCGAAGGCTTCCAAGGAAGGGAACGATGCGGCAACGCTTGGTGAAGTCGCGACGAAGAAGATGCAACTCGTCGAGGAGATCTCCACACAGACCGTGGGAGAGATCAGCACCCTCAACAGCCAGATGCGGGAGATCAACAACATCGTCAAGTTGATCGCCGACATCGCAAACCAGACCAACCTCCTCGCGCTGAACGCCGCGATCGAGGCTGCCCGTGCCGGGGAGCACGGCCGCGGGTTCGCTGTTGTCGCCGGCGAGATCAGGAACCTTGCCGGAGAGTCCAAACGTGCGAGCCAGGATATCGAGGACCTGATCCGGACGATCCAGGCAAGCACCGAGAAGACCACCGATTCGATGCAGGCGTCTCACCAGGAGATCCAGGCGGGCATCGAGAGCGTCAATAAGGTCATCATAGGCCTGAACCGGATCGTCGACAGCGTGGAAGTGGTCACCAGCGGCATCTCAGAGATAACCAAGGCCACCGAGGACCAGGCGAACTCCACCAACAACGTCATGCAGAAGATGGACGAATCCACCCACATGACCAAGGAGAGCCTGAACCGCGCCGAGGACATGGCGGCACTCGCCGAAGAGGTCAGCGCATCGACCGAGGAAGTCGGAAGCGCTTCCCACGAACTGGCAGGCATGGCCGGACAGCTCGAGAAGATAATGAAGCAGTTCAAGCTGAACTAG
- a CDS encoding chemotaxis protein CheW: MAASVDVVEFQLGEEHYALDIQIAREIVEMMPITPLPRAPDYLAGIINLRGEITNIIDLRDLLGLPGSEETENRKIVVLMPDVTNGSNVGIIVDDVHSVVSVRNEQIERISDGITSSISSYVKAIIKIGDEEDGKAKTLIIWLDVQKVIGDLGGDQASR; the protein is encoded by the coding sequence ATGGCAGCATCCGTAGACGTGGTGGAGTTCCAGCTCGGGGAGGAGCACTACGCACTGGATATCCAGATTGCACGAGAGATCGTGGAGATGATGCCGATCACTCCCCTTCCCCGTGCTCCCGACTACCTCGCGGGCATCATTAACCTGCGGGGCGAGATCACGAACATCATCGATCTCCGCGACCTTCTCGGGCTCCCTGGATCGGAGGAGACCGAGAACCGAAAGATCGTCGTGCTGATGCCGGATGTGACGAACGGATCGAACGTGGGGATCATCGTCGACGACGTGCACAGCGTCGTATCGGTCAGGAATGAACAGATCGAACGTATCAGCGACGGCATTACGTCGTCTATCAGCAGTTACGTCAAAGCAATCATCAAGATAGGGGACGAAGAGGACGGGAAGGCCAAGACCCTCATCATATGGCTCGATGTCCAGAAAGTAATCGGCGATCTCGGCGGCGATCAAGCAAGTCGCTAG
- a CDS encoding CheR family methyltransferase yields the protein MDEFASLQRSIERLVRIKCSNYKEDYIKRRILSRMRLTNTADFEAYHKYLLANPQELDLLRNALTINVTKFFRDPEVFEVIRREILPDLAHRKNSLRIWCAGCATGEEPYSIAILAHELMALHKNVSVTIYATDIDTVVLQKAMAGVYDRKALENVDDKRLRKHFISHEDGTFEVCSHIKSLVKFREHDLMSGVPIARYLDAITCRNVTIYFTEKQKNDLTHLFYSALAADGYYVIGKTEYLAREVEHLFVPYNTMQKILRRAA from the coding sequence ATGGATGAATTCGCATCGCTCCAGAGAAGCATCGAGAGACTGGTACGGATCAAGTGCTCGAACTACAAGGAGGATTACATCAAACGGCGCATCCTCTCCCGGATGCGTCTGACGAACACCGCAGATTTCGAGGCGTATCATAAGTACCTCCTCGCGAACCCGCAGGAACTCGACCTGCTCAGGAACGCACTCACCATCAACGTCACCAAATTTTTCCGCGACCCGGAGGTCTTCGAAGTAATACGTCGGGAGATACTGCCGGATCTCGCCCACCGCAAAAACTCTCTCCGGATCTGGTGCGCCGGCTGCGCCACGGGTGAAGAACCCTACTCGATCGCCATCCTCGCCCATGAACTGATGGCCCTTCATAAAAACGTCAGCGTAACGATATACGCGACCGATATCGATACCGTGGTGCTGCAGAAGGCCATGGCCGGGGTCTACGACAGGAAGGCGCTCGAGAACGTCGACGATAAAAGGCTCCGCAAGCATTTCATCAGCCACGAAGACGGCACGTTCGAGGTCTGTTCCCATATCAAAAGCCTGGTTAAATTCCGGGAGCACGACCTGATGTCGGGCGTTCCTATTGCCCGGTACCTCGACGCCATCACCTGCCGCAACGTCACCATCTACTTCACCGAGAAGCAGAAGAACGACCTTACGCATCTTTTCTACTCAGCGCTTGCCGCCGACGGCTACTACGTCATAGGGAAGACCGAGTACCTGGCAAGAGAGGTGGAGCACCTTTTTGTGCCGTACAACACCATGCAGAAGATATTGCGCAGGGCCGCCTGA
- a CDS encoding DUF7123 family protein, with product MSTKDRIKEKYSDTQRKILYHLKAGLRAGKSYFKSKYIATDLGLSAKEVGINLAILSEICDELDIRRWSYSNSTTWRVTSRAS from the coding sequence ATGTCGACAAAAGATCGTATTAAGGAGAAATATAGCGACACCCAGCGAAAGATCCTGTACCACCTCAAGGCAGGGCTGCGAGCCGGCAAATCCTACTTTAAATCCAAGTACATCGCAACCGATCTTGGCCTTTCCGCAAAAGAGGTCGGCATCAACCTTGCCATCCTCTCTGAGATCTGCGATGAGCTGGATATTCGGCGCTGGAGTTATTCGAACAGTACGACGTGGCGCGTCACCTCCCGTGCATCATAA
- a CDS encoding DHH family phosphoesterase, with translation MGDTEDTIVYRLGANCGLDEVEEGKSYLGRVQGFAPFGVFVQLNDRVKGLVHKSNVKVQHTERDPIIVHVLQIRSNGNIDLEEVTPTVYQTQNVTKTTTTVLIADIGKKIGRTVLIEGEIAQIKQTSGPTIFTVVDASGTANAAAFIEAGVRAYPEVELGDIVALTGEVMQRNNQLQVEASSMTVMEPEDAARVRERIDAALDERAEPPDLPFLVESDVLLALRPQMRKVAKEIRKAVLTARPIILRHHADADGICAAVAVEQAVTALIRESGGDFDAEYFLFKRSPSKAPFYEIEDITRDLDFALKDNARYGQKMPMILLMDNGSTEEDMPSLRVTRIFDLPVMVVDHHHPDEIVDDYLIGHVNPYHVGGDYGITAGMLGTEIARMVNPAVEDQIRHLPAIAGVGDRSEAPERARYLAIAAPEYSEDDCRAIALALDYEQFWLRFSDGREIVKEILNLSGEPGRHEQFVNLLVEEANRAIEDQLETIMPHVESRMLENGAHLFMLDVELFAHRFTFPPPGKTSGEVHDRLVREHPGEPVVTIGFGPDFAVLRSRGVMMNIPQMVRELRSEIVGGGVNGGGHLVVGSIKFVEGMRDVVVDSLIKKIGESPI, from the coding sequence ATGGGAGATACAGAAGATACCATTGTTTACCGCCTCGGTGCGAACTGCGGTCTCGACGAGGTGGAGGAAGGGAAATCCTACCTCGGGCGGGTGCAGGGGTTTGCCCCGTTCGGCGTTTTCGTCCAGTTAAATGACCGGGTCAAAGGGCTCGTTCATAAGAGCAACGTGAAGGTGCAGCATACCGAGCGCGACCCGATCATCGTTCATGTCCTCCAGATCCGGAGCAACGGCAACATCGACCTCGAGGAGGTTACGCCGACCGTCTACCAGACACAGAACGTGACCAAAACGACAACGACCGTGCTGATTGCCGATATCGGGAAGAAGATCGGCAGGACGGTGCTGATCGAGGGCGAGATCGCCCAGATAAAGCAGACGTCGGGGCCGACGATCTTCACGGTCGTGGACGCATCAGGCACCGCGAACGCGGCCGCGTTCATCGAGGCGGGCGTCCGCGCGTATCCCGAGGTGGAACTCGGGGATATCGTCGCCCTCACGGGCGAGGTGATGCAGCGCAACAACCAGCTCCAGGTCGAGGCCTCGTCCATGACGGTCATGGAACCGGAGGATGCGGCCCGGGTCAGGGAGCGCATCGACGCGGCGCTCGATGAGCGCGCGGAGCCGCCCGACCTCCCGTTCCTGGTGGAGAGCGATGTTCTTCTGGCCCTGAGACCGCAGATGCGGAAAGTGGCAAAGGAGATCCGCAAGGCCGTTCTGACCGCGCGGCCGATCATCCTCCGGCACCACGCGGATGCGGACGGCATATGCGCTGCCGTTGCCGTCGAACAGGCGGTGACCGCGCTGATCCGGGAGAGCGGCGGAGATTTCGACGCGGAGTATTTCCTCTTCAAGCGTTCGCCGTCCAAAGCTCCGTTCTACGAGATCGAGGATATCACGCGGGATCTCGACTTCGCCCTCAAGGACAACGCCCGCTACGGACAGAAGATGCCGATGATCCTCCTGATGGACAACGGGTCGACCGAGGAGGATATGCCGTCGCTGAGGGTGACCCGGATCTTCGACCTGCCGGTGATGGTCGTCGACCACCACCACCCCGACGAGATCGTGGACGATTACCTGATCGGGCACGTCAACCCCTACCATGTGGGCGGCGATTACGGGATCACGGCCGGGATGCTGGGCACGGAGATCGCCCGCATGGTCAACCCCGCGGTCGAGGATCAGATCCGGCACCTCCCGGCGATCGCGGGAGTCGGCGACCGGAGCGAAGCGCCGGAGCGTGCCCGCTACCTTGCTATCGCCGCACCCGAGTACTCGGAGGACGACTGCCGCGCTATCGCGCTCGCGCTCGACTACGAGCAGTTCTGGCTCCGGTTCAGCGACGGGAGAGAGATCGTCAAGGAGATCCTGAACCTCTCCGGCGAGCCCGGACGCCACGAACAGTTCGTCAACCTGCTGGTTGAAGAGGCGAACCGGGCGATCGAGGATCAGCTCGAGACCATCATGCCGCACGTCGAGAGCCGGATGCTCGAAAACGGTGCTCATCTCTTCATGCTCGACGTGGAGCTCTTCGCTCACCGGTTCACGTTCCCGCCGCCGGGGAAGACCTCGGGCGAGGTGCACGACCGGCTGGTCAGGGAGCACCCGGGAGAACCGGTCGTCACGATCGGGTTCGGGCCGGACTTTGCCGTCCTGCGTTCCCGCGGCGTCATGATGAACATCCCGCAGATGGTGCGCGAACTCCGTAGCGAGATCGTCGGCGGCGGAGTAAACGGCGGCGGCCACCTCGTTGTCGGGAGCATCAAGTTCGTGGAAGGGATGCGTGACGTGGTGGTTGATAGCCTGATCAAGAAGATTGGTGAATCGCCAATCTGA